The window TTGCTGGATTTATTTACCTATACATCATTAATCTAAAATCTAATAAGCATACTTTCTTATTAGAAAAGAGACATGAACATATTCCAACTAACCGTGAAGAGATTGCATCTTTGTTTGACCAAAGATTACATGCAACCTTGATGACAATTCCAATTGTTTTAATTATTTTATTTACTGTTTTGCCAACTGTCTTTATGATTTCGATGGCTTTCACTAACTATGATCGTCAACACTCGATTGGTTTCTCATGGACAGGATTTCAAGCTTTTGGAAACGTGTTAAGTGGAGACTTAGCTGGTACTTTCTTCCCAGTTTTAGGTTGGACTTTGATTTGGGCAGTGGCAGCTACAGCTACTACTTTCTTCTTTGGAGTTTTGCTTGCACTTTTGATTGAATCGAAAGGAATCAAGCACAAAAACTTGTGGAGAACAATCTTTGTAATTGTTTATGCTGTACCACAGTTCGTTTCTCTATTAATGATGGCACAATTCCTTGACTACCAAGGTCCATTGAACACATTACTTATGAACTGGGGATGGATTAGCCACCCAATTCACTTCATTGATAATCAGGCTAGTCCACTTGTCGCAAGAATTACAGTTATTGTGGTTAACATGTGGATCGGTATCCCAGTTTCAATGTTAACTTCAACCGCTATTATTCAAAACTTACCACAAGACCAAATTGAAGCTGCACGTATTGACGGTGCAAGTCCAGTACAAATTTTTAACCACATTACATTTCCACAAATTCTCTTTGTAATGTCTCCAGCTTTGATTCAACAATTTATTGGTAACATCAACAACTTCAATGTTATCTACTTGTTAACTGGTGGTGCGCCAATGAACAATAACTACAACGGCGCTGGTTCTACTGACTTGTTAGTAACTTGGCTCTATAACTTAACATTTGGTCAAGAGCAACGCTACAATGCATCAGCTGTCTTGGGTATCTTGATCTTTATCATTAGTGCAACATTCTCACTAATTGCATATCGTCATACTAATGCGTACAAGGAGGGCTAAAAATGAAGTCTTATCATAATCAAAGAAAGATTGCATTAATCTTTAGATATGTTCTATTAGCCATCTTGGCCGTTTTATGGATCTTCCCAATTATCTGGATTATTCTAGCTAGTTTTTCATACAACAATACAGGATTCGTATCTACAATTTGGCCAGATAAGTTTACTTGGCAAAATTATATTGGTATCTTTACTAACTCACAATATCCATTTGTTAACTGGGTATTAAACACATTATTTGTAGCTGTTATTTCAGCAACATTATCAACTTTTGTTACGATTGCGGTTGCTTACGTATTATCAAGATTACGTTTCCGCTTCCGTAAGCCATTCTTGCAAATTGCTTTAGTATTAGGAATGTTCCCAGGCTTCATGTCGATGATTGCTTTGTACTACATCTTGAAAGCCTTGAACATGTTAAACCTCGGTGGTTTGATCTTAGTTTATGTTGGTGGTGCAGGACTTGGTTTCTACATTGCTAAAGGATTCTTTGACACAATGCCACGTGCGATTGATGAAGCTGCTGAAATTGATGGTGCAACTAAATGGCAAGTCTTCATTCATATTGGATTGCCACTTTCCAAGCCAATGATTGTTTATACTGCACTTACCTCATTTATGGCTCCATGGGTAGACTTCATTTTCTCAGGTATTATCCTCTCTACCTCAGGAAATCCGAAGACCTACACAGTTGCCTATGGTTTGTACAATATGGTCCACTCATCAAAAGGTATGATGGCTCAATTCTTTACTCAATTCATTGCCGGGTGTGTGGTAATCGCTATCCCAATTACAATCTTGTTCATTGTAATGCAGAAGTTCTATGTTAACGGAATTACAGCAGGTGCTGATAAGGGTTAATCAAATTAAAGTTTATGTGAAAAAGGTGTTCTGCAAAGTGCAGGACACTTTTTATTTGAAGGAGAAAAATTATGACACCATGGTGGAAAAAAGCAGTTGTTTATCAGGTTTATCCTAAGTCATTTCAAGATAGTAATGGGGATGGAATCGGAGATATTCCTGGAATTATTTCCAGACTTGGATATTTAGAAAAATTAGGAATTGATGCAATTTGGCTATCTCCAGTTTACTTATCTCCTGGAGTAGACAATGGCTATGATATTTCAGATTATCAAAAAATAAACCCACAATACGGAACGATGGAGGATATGGATAATCTGATTAAAGAAGCTAAAAAACACCATATACGTATAATTATGGACCTTGTCGTAAATCATACATCGGATCAACATCCCTGGTTTGTAGAAGCAAAAAAGAGTAAAGATAATCCCTACCGTGACTTTTATATTTGGCGCGATCCTGTAGATGGTCATGAACCGAATGATTTAAAGTCTGCTTTTTCAGGTTCAGCTTGGAAATTTGACGAAAAGACTGGGCAGTATTATTTGCACTTTTTTGCGGATCAACAACCAGACTTAAACTGGAAGAATCCAGAATTAAGAAATAAGATCTATGACATGATGAATTACTGGATTGCTAAAGGTATTGGCGGATTTAGAATGGATGTCATTGAACTAATCGGCAAAGATCCAGATCAAAAAATTCGTGAAAACGGACCAATGCTTCATCCATATTTGAAAGAAATGAATGAAAACACTTTTGCTGGGAAGAATTTAATGACAGTAGGAGAGACATGGAATGCAACGCCAAAAATTGCCGAAGAATATTCTGATCCTGCACGCCATGAGTTATCGATGGTCTTTCAGTTTGAAAATCAGGGTTTAGATCAAGAGCCAGGAAAAGAAAAGTGGGATTTAAGACCTCTTGATTTAGGAGAATTGAAAAAGGTTTTAATTAAGTGGCAGACAGAAATTGATTTTAATCATGCTTGGAATAGTCTTTTCTGGGAAAATCACGACATTCCTCGTGTAATTTCTCGTTGGGGAAATGACCGAGAGTATCGTGTTCAAAGCGCCAAGATGTTTGCAATAATTTTACACCTAATGCATGGAACGCCTTATATCTATAATGGCGAAGAAATTGGGATGACTAATTATCCTGTTAAATCTATTGATGAGGTCGAAGATATTGAAAGTATTAATATGTATCATGAAAGACTGGCTCGAGGTTATAAGAAAGATGACCTAATTAAGTCAATTAATGTTAAAGGCCGTGATAATGCAAGACGGCCAATGCAGTGGTCAGATAAGGCTAATGCTGGATTTACTAGCGGGAAACCTTGGCTAAAAGTTAATCCAAACTATCAAAAGATTAACGTGGAAGCAGCGTTAGCAGATCCTGATTCAATTTTCTATACTTATCAAAAATTAATTAAGCTTAGACATGAAAATTCTGTTGTGGTTGATGGAGATTTTGAGCTGGTTGAAAATACTAGTGATAGTGTTTTAGCATTTTGGCGTAAATTAGGAAGTGAAAAGTGGCTTATTGTTGCTAATCTATCTGGTGAAAAACAAAAATTTAACTTAGATAATAATTTTAAAGAAGTTTTGATTAGCAATTATGAAAAGCAACGTAGTCTAAAGAATATTATTCTGAAACCATACGAGGCTTTTGCGGTCAAGGCATAAATAAAAAAGTACATTGATTTTTACAGTCAATGTACTTTTTTATAGTTATTTCTTTTTATTTGGACGTCTTAAGTAGCGCAATGTATTGTTTCTAATATACTTCTGAAATTCTTGATAAATAGGATCAAAGATTTGTGGCTCATCAGTTTCTTTAACCATTACTTTAGGAAAGAAGAAACGTTCATCTCCTTGAAGAGTACCATTTAAGGATTTAACTAAAGGACTTAACTCGGATAGTTCGACTAAACTACCATCAGCCTGCATAATTTCGATAGGGCTATGAGCATTTTTACCAGTGGGCTTGTAAGCATCATATGGCTCATCAAATGCAGAATTAGTAGCAGTGTAGTAGTTAGGATCAAAACCTGCTTGTTTAATTAAATTCTTTAATTTTGGTAGTAAGCTCTTAGTATCTTCGTTAATTTTGACGCTTTCAAGCGGATGACGGTATAAATAGCGCCTTGAAAGATCTGATAGAATTTGATCACCAGAATTAGTCCATAATAAAAAGTTAGTTTCCATAACTCCATCGTCCAAATTTAGATAATCGTCAAGTGTCCAGTTTCCTTTAAGAAAGGCTTCAAGTTGAGGAGTGACTTGGAGTTTACCTTCTTCATATATGATCTGAGCTCTTTCAAGTAAGTGGTGCAAGATAACTTCCATTGAACGATTAACGCGGTGAAAGTAAACTTGTTGGTACATTTGGTAGCGACTAATAATATAGTCTTCGACGGCATGAATTCCCTTATCTGTAAAGCAAATTCCATCGCGGTAAGGGCGTATTACTTCTAAAATTCTAGTCAAATCAAAACTACCATAGGTTACACCAGTAAAGTAGGCGTCACGAAGTAAGTAATCCATTCTATCGGCATCTGCCTGACTAGAAATTAATTTCACCACTTGTGGATTAGAGTAGGTTTTTGCAATTACACTAGCTACTAATTCTGGAAAGTTAGGGCTGATCTGTCTTAAAGCTTGATTAACTTCAGTATTCTTATCGGTAATGATTTGTTGCCCCATCTTTTCATGGTTAGTACCGAAGAGGTGTTCAAAAGTATGAGAGTATGGACCATGGCCAATATCATGTAGTAAGGCTGCACATTCGGCTAAAAGTCGTTCATTAGGATCCCACAAGCCGTCTCCAGGTTCTTTACTTGCATATTTTTCTTCAAAAATATCGCAAATTCGGCGTGTTAATTCATATACCCCTAGATTATGCTCAAAGCGAGTATGAGTTGCACCTTGAAAAACATAGGAAGCGGGCCCTAACTGTTTAATTCGGCGTAAACGCTGAAATTCTTTTGAATTAATGATATCTAAAATGACTTTATCTTTTACATGAATATAGTTGTGGACAGGATCACGCAATACTTTTTCATGATCCAGCTTTTTGCTTTGAAATTTTTCCATTTTTCTTATACTATTTTCTCGGATAATAAAATAATCTGTTAACTTTTAATTAACTTGATTATAACAATAATGCTACTGTAAGGCCATCTTAGTAAGGATGAAGGTGAAAAAGATGAATAAAGAAGTTGAGATAAAAATTACTAGTGAAATTCATCAAGAAGATGATTCAGCAATTTTTGAACGTGACGGCTTAGGAACAATTGAAAAAATTGCTGGTGGCTGGCGTATAAAATATAATGAAAAAAATAAAGAAGGCGATGTCGAAGTAAAATTATTAGTTAAACAAAATGAGTTAGTAATGCAGCGCGGAGACATCAAGGGCGATCATACACTAATGAAATTTGAGCCAGGAGAGAAGAAAAAATGTAAAATTATGGCTGCTGGTAAACAGATGAATTTAGTATCTTTGACCAATAAATTAGATTTTTCAAAAATTTCTCCAGGAAAGATGCAACTAAAAGTTGAATATGATCTCTTTTCTGGTCTATACTTAGTAGGTAACTATGCAATAAAGATTGAAATAATAGATCTTTAGCAAATTTAGATAAATTGATTACGTGAAAGGACGTGCCACTGTGGGGTTAGATGATTTTAAAGGCCAAAATAAAGACGAATTGTCAATGATCGAAGTTGCTCGTGCAATTTTACAAGATAGCGGCAAGCGAATGGCCTTTGCTGATATCGTTAACGCCGTCCAGAATTTTCTGGGTAAGAGTGACGAAGAAATTCGTGAGCGTTTGCCACAATTTTACACTGATATGAACACTGATGGTGAATTCATTTCAATGGGTGATAATGTTTGGGCATTGCGTTCTTGGTTCCCATATGAATCTGTTGATGAAGAAGTAAACCATCCAGAAGATGAAGATGATGTTCCACGTAAGAAGCACCACAAGAAAGTTAACGCATTTATTGGTGATTCTGACGATGATGACATTATTGACTACGATTCAGATGATCCAGAAGATGAAGATTTGGACGTTGATGATGACGATAATAATGAAGATGATTATTCAGATGATGATCTTGATGATGCTGATGACAATGAACTAGATGATGGTATCGAAGGACAACTATCTGAACTTCATCAAGATGATCTCGATGACGATGATGATTAAAGTACTTGACGGAAAGAGAATTTCCCTTTAGTATTTTGTATGGGCACTCTATGTGCATTTAAGCTCCCATGAATTTGGGAGCTTTTTTTGATTTTAACGAAGAATAAAAGAAAAGAGAGGAAGCACGGCATGACAAAGTATATTTTTGTAACTGGTGGAGTTGTTTCATCATTAGGTAAGGGTATCTCAGCTTCAAGCTTAGGACGTTTACTTAAGAATCGTGGTCTAAAGGTTACGATGCAAAAATTTGATCCTTACATTAACATTGATCCAGGTACAATGAACCCATATCAACACGGTGAAGTTTACGTTACTGATGATGGTACTGAAGCCGATCTTGATTTGGGACACTACGAAAGAATTGTTGACGTTAGAACAAGTAAGTATTCTAACGTGACTACAGGTAAAATTTACCAAGAAGTACTTGATAAAGAACGTCGTGGTGACTATCATGGTGCAACTGTTCAAGTGATTCCACATATCACTGACATGATTAAGAAAAAGATTATGCGTGCTGCCTTAACTACTGATTCAGATGTAATTATTTCTGAAATTGGTGGTACAGTAGGTGATATTGAATCAACTCCATTTATGGAAGCCATTCGTCAAATGCGTCGTGAAGTTGGTGAAGAAAATGTAATGTATATTCACTGTACTTTAGTACCATACCTTCACGCAGCTCACGAAATGAAGACCAAACCAACTCAACACTCTGTTGCTGAATTAAGGAGTATTGGTATTCAGCCTAACATGCTTGTTTTAAGAGCTGAAAAGCCAGTACCTCAAGAACTAAAAAATAAAATTTCTACTTTTACTGATGTCCCAGTAGATAGAATTATTGAATCTATTGATGCTCCTTCACTCTTTGACTTACCACTTGCTTTCCAAGATCAAGGGATGGATCAAAAGGTTTGTGATTTCTTACATTTAGAAAGTCCAAAACCAGAAGCAGATATGGAAGCTTGGAAGAAACTTGATGAACGTGCAAAGAACTTAAAGCATGAGACTACAATTACTTTAGTAGGTAAGTATGTAGAACTTGAAGATGCATATATTTCAGTTACTGATGCTTTGCAACACGCAGGTTACTTATACGATACCAAGATTAAAGTTAATAAGGTCCAAGCAGAAGACATTACTGAAGATAACATTGCAGACATTATGAAGGATTCAGATGGTTTAATTGTACCTGGTGGTTTTGGTACACGTGGACTTGAAGGAATGATTACTTCAATTAAATACGCTCGTGAACATGATATTCCATTCTTAGGTATTTGTTTGGGAATGCAAATGGCAAGTGTTGAATTTGCTAGAAATGTACTTGGATTAAAAGATGCAAATAGTGCAGAAGCTGATCCAGAAACTAGGGATAATATTATTGATATCATGGCTGATAAGCGTGATGAAGAAAATATTGGTGGAACTCTTCGTTTAGGTTTGTATCCAGCTACATTAAAGAAGGGTACTAAGACTCGTGCTGCTTACGATGATCAAGATGTTATTCAAGAAAGACACCGTCACCGTTACGAATTCAACAATGACTATCGTGATGCATTTGAAAAGGCTGGTATGGTATTTAGTGGAGTTTCACCTGATAACCACCTAGTAGAAATCATAGAAATCCCAGATAAGAAATTCTTTATTGCTGCTCAATACCACCCAGAATTTTTGAGTCGTCCACAAAGACCAGAAGGTTTATTCAAGGCATTTATTGGTGCAGCTAGTGGTCTTCCAGCACAACATTTTAATTAGGCTTTTCAAAAATTAAATTTCGGTAACAAGAGGGCCATAATATACGGGTTCTCTTGTTTTTTTTACGTTTTTCATTTAATATATTTTGTGATACATTTGGGTATTACAAATAGAGAAAAGGATTGTTTCCCCAATGAAACAGATGATTATTCATGGTGGAAAGCCCCTGAAGGGCGACGTATGGATTGGCGGTGCGAAGAATTCCACTGTAGCACTGATTCCAGCGTCAATACTTTCGCGGACTCCTGTTACCCTAGAAGGGGTTCCGCGGATTGCTGATGTAGATAATTTGATGGATCTACTTAGTGAAATGGATGTAAAGTGTGATTTTCATGAGACTACTTTACAAATAAATCCAGATGACATTAAGCGTAGTCCCCTTCCAGCAGGAAAGATTAAGAGCTTGAGAGCTTCTTATTACTTTATGGGTGCATTATTAGGTCGTTTTGGTAAAGCTGTAGTGGGCTTTCCAGGTGGCGATGATATTGGCCCTCGTCCTATTGATCAACACATTAAGGGTTTTGAAGCGTTAGGCGCAACTGTTGAAAATGAGAACGATCAAATTATTATCACAGCTCCTAAGACTGGGCTTCGTGGTGCAAAAATTCATTTAAAGATGCCGTCTGTCGGCGCAACAATGAACATAATTATGGCTAGCGTGATGGCTAAGGGACAAACTATTATTGAAAATGCAGCTAAAGAGCCTGAAATTATTGATTTAGCGACATTTTTAAATAATATGGGAGCCGTTATTCGTGGTGCTGGTACTGATGTAATTCGAATCGAGGGGGTTGAGGAGTTAAATGCTCAAACTCCGCACACTATTATCCCTGATCGAATTGAAGCTGGAACCTACGTGGCTTTAGCTGCATGTATTGGTGATGGAATTAGAATTCACAATATCATTGAAGAACACCTTGATTCGTACTTGGCAAAAGTAGAGGAAATGGGTGTAGTAATTGACTCTGATGAAGATTCACTGTATGTGTATCCAGCAGGTGACTTAAAGATGGTTCAGGTTAGAACTGACGTCTATCCAGGTTTTGCAACTGACTTGCAGCAACCACTTACTCCGCTTCTTTTAACAGCTAAGACTGGTGAAGGTGTAGTAATTGATCAGATCTATCCTAAGCGAGTAGGACATATTCCTGAACTTCAAAAGATGGGTGCCAATATTCATGTTGAAGATAACATCATCTTAGTTCATCCAACTCATCATTTACATGGAGCACACGTCAGTGCTGGTGAAATCAGAGCAGGAGCATGTTTAATGCTTGCTGGTTTAATGGCTGATGGCGAGACTATCATTTCAAATGCAGGTAATATTTTGCGTGGCTATGATAGAATTGAACAAAAGTTGCGTCAATTAGGTGCAGAAGTATCTGTAATTGATGTTTAAAGTTTTTGAATAAAGTAAAAAGGACTTGGAAAATTCCAAGTCCTTTTTATGTGGTTTTAAGAAAAAATTTTAATTAGTGTTGTACCTCAATTTTTTCTGGTGCAGCAGGGATAGGCTGCTCTTCTAAGCCAGATTTTCCTTTAAATAGGAGGTTGAGGATAGTAGCACTTAAGCTAGCTACAACAATACCATTTCCAAGGAATAACTGAATAGTTTCAGGTAAAGATTGGAAAACTTGCGGATAAACGGTAACACCTAATCCTAAACCAATAGAAATAGCTACGATTAAGATGTTGCGAGTATCATCGAAATCAACTCGCTTGAGCATCCGCATTCCTTGGACGGCGATCATAGTGAACATTACTAGCATTGCACCGCCCAAGACAGAATCAGGAATAATAGTTACTAAAGCACCAAATTTTGGTAATAAACCCATTAACATTAAGAATCCAGATGCCCAGTAAATAGGTCGTTTAGTAGTGATGCCTGATAATTCAAGCAAACCAACATTTTGAGAAAAAGTAGTATATGGGAAAGTGTTGAAGATACCACCGAGAATTTGAGCTAAACCCTCAGCACGGTATCCTTTCTTAAGATCATCACTTGAAATATCTTTGTGTAGCAAGTCACCGATAGCAAAGAAGACACCGGTTGATTCAACCATTGAAACTAGTGCAATGATAATCATGGTTAGGCTAGATGACCACTCAAATTGTGGCATACCGAAATAAAATGGTTGTGGTAAGTGAAACCAAGAAGCTTGTGCAACTGGGGTTAGCGATACCATCCCAAGCGTACTTGCAATTAAGGTTCCTGCAATTAATCCAACTAAAACGGCAATTGATTTGATGAATCCCTTACCCCAAACCTGTAATGCCAAAATAATTGCTACAGTTATAAAACCAGTTAAAAGATTTTTAGGATCACCAAAGCTCTTAGCAGCAGAATTTCCTCCACCGAGATTTTGAATAGAAACTGGAATTAAGGAAAGACCAATAACTGTGATTAAACTTCCTGTTACAACGGGTGGAAAGAGTTTCTTTATTTTTGAAAAATAACCAGCAACTAAAAATACGAAAATACCTGCTACAATAATAGCACCGTACATTGTACCGATAGTAAATTTTTTACCAATCATTTGAAGTGGAGCGACTGCTTGAATTGCACATCCTAAGACAACTGGCAAGCCAATTCCAAAGTAACGATTACGCAAGAGTTGAAGTGCAGTGGCTAAACCACACATAAAAATATCAATTGAAACTAGGTAAGTCATTTGTGTGGAGTTAAATTTTAATGCTGTACCAATTAAAAGAGGAACAGCGATAGCTCCGGAATACATCGCCAATAAATGCTGCAATCCTAATAAAGCTGCTTTTTTGTGGTTAACTTGCATATGCTTCATTTATTTTTCTCCTACAAAATGTACTTGATTATTTTCAAAGTTAGCAATTCTAGCTAAAGCTTCAAGGCGATAACCATGTTCTTTAACCCAGTCGCTACCACCTTGGAACTCTTTGGCTACCACCACGCCGACGCCTGCTACAGATGCATCTGCTTGTTTGGCAATATTAAGCATTCCCTTAACAGCCTCACCATGTGCTAAGAAATCGTCGATAATTAATAAATGGTCATCACTACTTAAAAATTTCTTTTCAACACAAATTTTATTGTTAACCTTTTTGGTATAAGAAAATACGTCAGCCCAGTAAACTGCATCATTGAGAGTAGATGGCTTTTTCTTTCTTGCAAAAACCATTGGAACGCCTAATTGATAAGCTGCCATAATACCAGGTGCAATTCCTGAAGCTTCGCAGGTAAGAACTTTAGTGATTTTTTCGCTTTCAAATAAACGTTTGAATTCTGCTCCTACTTGCATCATAAGTTCCGGATCGACTTGATGATTAAGAAAAGAATTAATTTTTAAGACGTCACCGTCTAGTACTTCACCATCTTTGCGAATCCGTTCCTCAAGTAATTTCAATTTTTTCCTCCTGCATAAAAAAGACTTCTTCTACCCGTGAATTAGGGTAAAAGAAGTCTATTGCAGTGCTACTTATGACATCGATTACCTATAGTCCAGAATTAATTGGTTCCGGGTAGAAACTGTCGACCTTATTACGACGATATATAGATATTTTGATATTTAGAGTGTAGCAGAATCATTTTCCGAACACAAGTGCCTTTTTATGGATAAATCATTCTGAAACTGCTTTTTTCTTTTTTAAAGAAAGAATTGCTTCAAGAATTCCATATGTAATTCCAGCAAGTGGCCAAATAATCCAGCTTTGACTCCAATTTTTGCTAATGAAACTATAAGTAAGATAGATAAAAGAAATAGTCATCCAAAAAATAGTGGCATATTTTTCAATTATTTTTTTATTGGCTTTTTTCTCAGTAGTATAGTCTTCTATTTGCAAAATAATATTAAAACTATCACGAACAATATTAGTTTTGACTAAGAAAAAGACACCAATTCCTACAAGAAAAATCGTAGCAGTTGAAAGACCAGTCATTAGGTCATCGATTCGGCTATTTGAAAGAGACCCAATAAATAAAGATCCCGTCATAAGTGGAATGGCAGATAAAATACAGAAAGTAATGCCAATAATTTTTAGAACTAGGTGCTGATTTTCATATTCTTTACTTGACTTAAGAACTTGCTCTTTTGTTTCTTTAGAAAGATTACATTCTTCATACTCGAAATTTTCGTGAACTTTTAGCCAATGATTTCCCGCAATAAAGAGAGCCACAGCTGCTGCAACTAGAAGTATTAAAACAATTACGCCAATTCCTGTCGCAAAATTAATCGATGAAGTTAAGATATCTAATCTTGTTAGACTGATTAAGATTAATAAAGTAATTGGCGAGAAAATACATAACATGACGCCAATAGCAATTAACGTAGAACTGCGTTTTCTAGCGGATAAGAAATCTTGAACCGAAGATTGAGATAAGTAGTTTTTTTGAGACATAAGTATCACCCTCTTTTGTATATAAAAGCTGAATAGTATAGTTTTATTTTAATTTTATATAACAAATTATCAAAGTGCTATTTTGCTGCTTGTGAAGTTACTAAGAAAAATTAATGATTGACCAATTGAATTTTTCTTAGTAAAGTTTCTAGTAAATAGGGATGAATTGTTTTTAGAAGGAGAAAATTGTGGCTAAGACTAATCTAAATGATTTTGACAAGATTATCGTGCTTGATTTTGGTAGTCAATATAACCAATTGATTACTCGTCGAATCCGTGATTTTGGTATTTATTCAGAACTTTTGCCTCATGACTTGAGCATTGACAAGATTAAGAAAATGGCACCTAAGGGAATCATCTTTTCAGGTGGTCCAAACAGTGTTTACGACGAAGGTGCGTTAAAGGTTGATCCTGAAATCTTTAAGCTTGGTATTCCAATTTTAGGTATTTGTTACGGAATGCAGCTAATGAGTTACGACTTGGGTGGTAAGGTTGAAAAGGCTGATAATTCAGAATACGGCCGTGCTGATATTGAAGTAACTGATCCTAATGCAGTATTATTCAGCGGCTTACCAAGAGAGCAATACGTTTGGATGAGTCACGGTGACTTAGTAACTAAGGCTCCAGAAGGCTTTACTGTAACTGCTAAAAGTAAGAACTGTCCAATTTCTGCAATTGCTAACGATGAAAAGAAATTCTATGGAATTCAGTTCCATGCCGAAGTTCGTAATTCAGAATATGGTTTAGATATTTTGAAGAATTTTGCATTTAATGTTTGTGGCGCAAAAGCTAACTGGACTATGGATGATTTCATTGACATGCAAGTTGACGAAATTCGTGAAAAAGTCGGCGATAAGAAAGTTATCTTGGGTCTTTCAGGTGGTGTTGATTCAAGTGTTACAGCAACACTTTTGCACAAAGCAATTGGAGATCAATTAACTGCTATTTTTGTTGATCATGGTATGCTTCGTAAAGACGAAGGCGATCAAGTAATGAAGGCTTTGAATAAGGATCTTGGCGTTAATATCATTCGTGTTAATGCCCAAGAACGTTTCTTGAATAAGCTCAAGGGAGTAACTGATCCTGAACAAAAGCGTAAGATTATCGGTAAAGAATTTATTGAAGTCTTCAATGAAGAGGCAAAGAAGTTAAAAGATGTTGATTTTTTAGCTCAAGGTACTTTATATACTGATGTTATTGAGTCAGGGACTAATACTGCTCAAACAATTAAGTCACACCATAACGTTGGTGGACTTCCGGAAGACATGCATTTTGAATTAATTGAGCCTTTACGTAAGTTGTTCAAGGATGAAGTGCGCGTTCTTGGTGAAAAATTGGGTATTCCACATGACTTAGTATGGCGTCAACCATTTCCAGGTCCAGGTCTTGGCATTCGTGTATTGGGTGAAGTTAC of the Lactobacillus isalae genome contains:
- a CDS encoding CTP synthase, with product MTKYIFVTGGVVSSLGKGISASSLGRLLKNRGLKVTMQKFDPYINIDPGTMNPYQHGEVYVTDDGTEADLDLGHYERIVDVRTSKYSNVTTGKIYQEVLDKERRGDYHGATVQVIPHITDMIKKKIMRAALTTDSDVIISEIGGTVGDIESTPFMEAIRQMRREVGEENVMYIHCTLVPYLHAAHEMKTKPTQHSVAELRSIGIQPNMLVLRAEKPVPQELKNKISTFTDVPVDRIIESIDAPSLFDLPLAFQDQGMDQKVCDFLHLESPKPEADMEAWKKLDERAKNLKHETTITLVGKYVELEDAYISVTDALQHAGYLYDTKIKVNKVQAEDITEDNIADIMKDSDGLIVPGGFGTRGLEGMITSIKYAREHDIPFLGICLGMQMASVEFARNVLGLKDANSAEADPETRDNIIDIMADKRDEENIGGTLRLGLYPATLKKGTKTRAAYDDQDVIQERHRHRYEFNNDYRDAFEKAGMVFSGVSPDNHLVEIIEIPDKKFFIAAQYHPEFLSRPQRPEGLFKAFIGAASGLPAQHFN
- a CDS encoding UDP-N-acetylglucosamine 1-carboxyvinyltransferase → MKQMIIHGGKPLKGDVWIGGAKNSTVALIPASILSRTPVTLEGVPRIADVDNLMDLLSEMDVKCDFHETTLQINPDDIKRSPLPAGKIKSLRASYYFMGALLGRFGKAVVGFPGGDDIGPRPIDQHIKGFEALGATVENENDQIIITAPKTGLRGAKIHLKMPSVGATMNIIMASVMAKGQTIIENAAKEPEIIDLATFLNNMGAVIRGAGTDVIRIEGVEELNAQTPHTIIPDRIEAGTYVALAACIGDGIRIHNIIEEHLDSYLAKVEEMGVVIDSDEDSLYVYPAGDLKMVQVRTDVYPGFATDLQQPLTPLLLTAKTGEGVVIDQIYPKRVGHIPELQKMGANIHVEDNIILVHPTHHLHGAHVSAGEIRAGACLMLAGLMADGETIISNAGNILRGYDRIEQKLRQLGAEVSVIDV
- a CDS encoding nucleobase:cation symporter-2 family protein, whose translation is MKHMQVNHKKAALLGLQHLLAMYSGAIAVPLLIGTALKFNSTQMTYLVSIDIFMCGLATALQLLRNRYFGIGLPVVLGCAIQAVAPLQMIGKKFTIGTMYGAIIVAGIFVFLVAGYFSKIKKLFPPVVTGSLITVIGLSLIPVSIQNLGGGNSAAKSFGDPKNLLTGFITVAIILALQVWGKGFIKSIAVLVGLIAGTLIASTLGMVSLTPVAQASWFHLPQPFYFGMPQFEWSSSLTMIIIALVSMVESTGVFFAIGDLLHKDISSDDLKKGYRAEGLAQILGGIFNTFPYTTFSQNVGLLELSGITTKRPIYWASGFLMLMGLLPKFGALVTIIPDSVLGGAMLVMFTMIAVQGMRMLKRVDFDDTRNILIVAISIGLGLGVTVYPQVFQSLPETIQLFLGNGIVVASLSATILNLLFKGKSGLEEQPIPAAPEKIEVQH
- a CDS encoding xanthine phosphoribosyltransferase, encoding MKLLEERIRKDGEVLDGDVLKINSFLNHQVDPELMMQVGAEFKRLFESEKITKVLTCEASGIAPGIMAAYQLGVPMVFARKKKPSTLNDAVYWADVFSYTKKVNNKICVEKKFLSSDDHLLIIDDFLAHGEAVKGMLNIAKQADASVAGVGVVVAKEFQGGSDWVKEHGYRLEALARIANFENNQVHFVGEK
- a CDS encoding beta-carotene 15,15'-monooxygenase, whose translation is MSQKNYLSQSSVQDFLSARKRSSTLIAIGVMLCIFSPITLLILISLTRLDILTSSINFATGIGVIVLILLVAAAVALFIAGNHWLKVHENFEYEECNLSKETKEQVLKSSKEYENQHLVLKIIGITFCILSAIPLMTGSLFIGSLSNSRIDDLMTGLSTATIFLVGIGVFFLVKTNIVRDSFNIILQIEDYTTEKKANKKIIEKYATIFWMTISFIYLTYSFISKNWSQSWIIWPLAGITYGILEAILSLKKKKAVSE